The Mercurialis annua linkage group LG8, ddMerAnnu1.2, whole genome shotgun sequence genome window below encodes:
- the LOC126660742 gene encoding proline transporter 2-like isoform X1 codes for MAERVDLSANSNSSWQMRIHDEDKVDVEIPETAHQISSDSWFQVGFVLTTGVNSAYVLGYAGIIMVPLGWAAGVVGLLFAAAISLYANSLVAKLHEYGGKRHIRYRDLAGFIYGKKAYSTTWGLQYVNLFMINTGYIILAGQALKAVYVLYTDDHVMKLPYFIVIAGFVCTLFAIATPHLSALRIWLGVSTILSLIYIIVAIVLSLKDGLNAPPRDYSIPGTSISKIFTSIGACASLVFAYNTGMLPEIQATIRRPVVSNMMKALYFQFTIGLVPLFAVTFIGYWAYGNATTAYLLSSVTGPVWVKTMGNLAAFLQSVIALHIFASPMYEYLDTKFGIKGSPLAIGNLSFRLGVRGGYLTINTFVAALLPFLGDFMSLTGAISTFPLTFILANHMYLRAKNNKLTNFQKLWHWFNVCFFGFASLAAAVAALRLIAIDSKTYHVFADL; via the exons ATGGCTGAAAGGGTAGATTTGTCTGCTAATTCTAATTCTTCTTGGCAGATGAGAATACATGATGAAGATAAGGTTGATGTTGAAATTCCTGAGACTGCTCATCAGATTAGCAGTG ATTCATGGTTTCAAGTAGGTTTCGTGCTAACGACCGGTGTAAACAGTGCCTATGTACTAGGATATGCTGGGATTATTATGGTTCCTCTAGGTTGGGCAGCTGGTGTTGTTGGTTTGCTTTTTGCAGCTGCAATCTCATTGTATGCAAATTCTCTCGTTGCCAAGCTCCATGAATATGGCGGAAAAAGGCATATCAGATACAGAGATCTCGCAGGATTTATTTACG GTAAGAAAGCTTATTCTACTACATGGGGATTGCAATATGTTAATCTTTTTATGATTAATACTGGATATATTATTTTGGCTGGTCAGGCTCTTAAG GCTGTGTATGTTCTTTATACAGATGATCATGTAATGAAGCTACCATACTTTATCGTCATTGCTGGATTTGTATGTACTTTGTTTGCCATTGCAACTCCCCATTTATCAGCTCTAAGAATTTGGCTTGGAGTTTCAACAATTCTCAGCCTTATATATATCATTGTAGCAATTGTTCTGTCACTTAAAGATG GCCTTAACGCCCCACCAAGGGATTACAGCATTCCGGGAACATCCATAAGCAAAATCTTTACGTCAATAGGAGCATGTGCTAGTCTGGTTTTTGCCTATAACACAGGAATGCTTCCTGAAATACAG GCAACTATACGGAGACCTGTAGTTAGTAACATGATGAAAGCACTGTACTTCCAGTTCACAATTGGTCTTGTGCCATTGTTTGCTGTTACATTTATCGGTTACTGGGCTTATGGAAATGCCACGACCGCCTACTTGCTTAGCAGCGTCACCGGTCCGGTTTGGGTGAAGACAATGGGCAATCTTGCTGCCTTCCTGCAGTCAGTCATCGCTTTACAT ATATTTGCGAGCCCGATGTACGAATACTTGGATACAAAGTTTGGCATCAAAGGCAGTCCATTGGCAATTGGAAATTTATCATTTAGATTAGGAGTAAGAGGAGGCTACTTAACCATTAACACATTTGTGGCAGCTCTTTTACCATTCTTGGGAGATTTTATGAGTCTTACAGGAGCAATCAGCACATTCCCTCTCACATTTATACTTGCTAATCACATGTATTTGAGAGCCAAGAATAACAAGTTGACCAATTTTCAAAAGCTGTGGCATTGGTTCAATGTTTGTTTCTTTGGTTTTGCATCTCTTGCGGCAGCCGTTGCAGCTCTTCGGCTTATCGCCATCGATTCCAAGACATACCATGTCTTTGCAGATTTATGA
- the LOC126660742 gene encoding proline transporter 1-like isoform X2, giving the protein MRIHDEDKVDVEIPETAHQISSDSWFQVGFVLTTGVNSAYVLGYAGIIMVPLGWAAGVVGLLFAAAISLYANSLVAKLHEYGGKRHIRYRDLAGFIYGKKAYSTTWGLQYVNLFMINTGYIILAGQALKAVYVLYTDDHVMKLPYFIVIAGFVCTLFAIATPHLSALRIWLGVSTILSLIYIIVAIVLSLKDGLNAPPRDYSIPGTSISKIFTSIGACASLVFAYNTGMLPEIQATIRRPVVSNMMKALYFQFTIGLVPLFAVTFIGYWAYGNATTAYLLSSVTGPVWVKTMGNLAAFLQSVIALHIFASPMYEYLDTKFGIKGSPLAIGNLSFRLGVRGGYLTINTFVAALLPFLGDFMSLTGAISTFPLTFILANHMYLRAKNNKLTNFQKLWHWFNVCFFGFASLAAAVAALRLIAIDSKTYHVFADL; this is encoded by the exons ATGAGAATACATGATGAAGATAAGGTTGATGTTGAAATTCCTGAGACTGCTCATCAGATTAGCAGTG ATTCATGGTTTCAAGTAGGTTTCGTGCTAACGACCGGTGTAAACAGTGCCTATGTACTAGGATATGCTGGGATTATTATGGTTCCTCTAGGTTGGGCAGCTGGTGTTGTTGGTTTGCTTTTTGCAGCTGCAATCTCATTGTATGCAAATTCTCTCGTTGCCAAGCTCCATGAATATGGCGGAAAAAGGCATATCAGATACAGAGATCTCGCAGGATTTATTTACG GTAAGAAAGCTTATTCTACTACATGGGGATTGCAATATGTTAATCTTTTTATGATTAATACTGGATATATTATTTTGGCTGGTCAGGCTCTTAAG GCTGTGTATGTTCTTTATACAGATGATCATGTAATGAAGCTACCATACTTTATCGTCATTGCTGGATTTGTATGTACTTTGTTTGCCATTGCAACTCCCCATTTATCAGCTCTAAGAATTTGGCTTGGAGTTTCAACAATTCTCAGCCTTATATATATCATTGTAGCAATTGTTCTGTCACTTAAAGATG GCCTTAACGCCCCACCAAGGGATTACAGCATTCCGGGAACATCCATAAGCAAAATCTTTACGTCAATAGGAGCATGTGCTAGTCTGGTTTTTGCCTATAACACAGGAATGCTTCCTGAAATACAG GCAACTATACGGAGACCTGTAGTTAGTAACATGATGAAAGCACTGTACTTCCAGTTCACAATTGGTCTTGTGCCATTGTTTGCTGTTACATTTATCGGTTACTGGGCTTATGGAAATGCCACGACCGCCTACTTGCTTAGCAGCGTCACCGGTCCGGTTTGGGTGAAGACAATGGGCAATCTTGCTGCCTTCCTGCAGTCAGTCATCGCTTTACAT ATATTTGCGAGCCCGATGTACGAATACTTGGATACAAAGTTTGGCATCAAAGGCAGTCCATTGGCAATTGGAAATTTATCATTTAGATTAGGAGTAAGAGGAGGCTACTTAACCATTAACACATTTGTGGCAGCTCTTTTACCATTCTTGGGAGATTTTATGAGTCTTACAGGAGCAATCAGCACATTCCCTCTCACATTTATACTTGCTAATCACATGTATTTGAGAGCCAAGAATAACAAGTTGACCAATTTTCAAAAGCTGTGGCATTGGTTCAATGTTTGTTTCTTTGGTTTTGCATCTCTTGCGGCAGCCGTTGCAGCTCTTCGGCTTATCGCCATCGATTCCAAGACATACCATGTCTTTGCAGATTTATGA